GAGGATTCGGTCCGAGAAGAACAAGACTTGGCATATGTAACCAACTTAGgccacaagaaaaaaaatacacagtATATGGGGATATTACTCTGAGAGAGACCTGAATCTGGATAATtttttgtgttcttgagttgcacgtacacaaacaaattcagtaaACACTCTTCGAACAAAAAATCACGCACTCGCCGTCCGATACACGTCGAAATCACTATCAGGAATTTACGCTCGACAAGTGTCAAAGCATTTTCTTTAAGATTTAGGAGAAAACAATCCCCCAATAACAACATAGTGCCACCAAACAAAAATATCACTTCGGCTAGCCGAAAACAAGCATGAAACGACTCAAAATGCAACAAAGTGCTAGCAACACAAGGGACAACTAAACTTCTGAAATAGTGAAATCCTGAACCAAAAAGTTTCAAGAGCCTCAGCGCTCTGAATCTTTCAGCACAGATAGATCCTGTCAAATAGCCCCATCCAGGCACCCTCTTGAACACTTCTGAAGCAGTCAAAGTGACAAGGCAATTATTGTTAAAACAACACAGAAAATGTAGACACATTCCATTATTATCCAATAATTTCTAGCGgcgttaatatatttattttcagaAACCATACATCTCTATTGGATCATCGTGAACACTTGATGCATTTCTTCACTCTAGTTAACAGATTTAAAAAATGGAATGTGCAAATATGCAACAATCATGTTGGAAAAATCAATCCCAAGAACAGGAATCCTGGGTTGAATTTACGAACTTTTGATAACTCATGAATTTCTCATGGTCCACCATAACTCGGTAGGCAAGGATttagtgagaaaaaaaaagtccaaAGGCAAGGAGAAAAGACATTCTATTCATCATGGTATGGTTGGAGCTGCATGCAATTGTAACGGCGCCACAAAACAACACCATCATCCAGACCGCGCTAATCTGGTTTGCCTAAATAAACATGCTGATGCTGCTacctttccaaaaaaaaaaaggagcagcCAACCAGCTGCTAAGGCTAACCGCTGTATCGAATTCCAGACTACAATAGCAATTATACGATGTTGACGTGACTTTGTCCAGGTGAGGTGCTCATCCGATTGCGTGAATTCAGATAACCAAGTTTGCCCTGGGTGGTCAGTGAGAGGAGATTGTATTATTTAACTACCATAAATTAAATCTCATATTTACTCTGGTGTATGTCACTAAGTCtagattttctttttgagcttgttTGGGCGCTCAAGAAAAAAATCCACAGGAGTTTATCCCCGGATTTGGGATGGTCATCATGAATCCCTAGTAAAACCTAGAAAAATAAAGTTTTGCATTTATGAATTGGAAGGGGACGCAAGAGGATGAAATTTTCCTCCGTTCTAAATTATAAAATTCAACAAACCCAAGAAtaaaattgtgattttttttaaaaaaagtgcATCTGGTAGCTAGCTTCTAACATGCAAACCTGAATCAAATGTATGTATCATCTCTATCTCTTCTCCACCACCTATAGCATCACATTGAATCAAAATTTCATCTTGGTGGAGCATACGGCCACACCGAATTAGATGCTACAATTGAAGATGAAGCTAGCGGCAAGGATGCCTAGGTAGGATATGCATACGGACCCTCACAAACTGGTAGATCTGGAAAAGACACACAAATTGCTTTTCATCTCCTTCCTCTAGATACATATGAGCAGTATGCTTAAACCCTACAAGAAGAAGGGGTCACATCGGAAGCCTCCACACTGAGATATGGCGCGACGAAGTGGAGATGCGTCACCGGAGCGGGGAGACAGTCACCAGAGAGACGAGGCCATGAGTAGCCACCATGGTGAGGGAGCGTGTGAAGGCAAACACCACTGGTGGCGACCCACACGTGGTTGTGGCGGAGGTACCGATGGCGTGGCACACATAGTTGCAGAGTAGGCGCCGATGGCATGGTGGAGGCGGTCTTCGACAATGTATCGCGAGATCGAAGAGAGCAAGTGAGAGCGCGACGGGAAGGAAATTCACGAGTCATGAGGCGTTTTTTTCTCTCCCAATGGGTGGATGGGAATAGAGGTGGAAAGAGCCGATTTTTTTTTGACCTGTGAGGTATCCAAACAACCAGGGAACGGGTCGGGATCCCAACGGGGTTTGAGGTATCTGAATGAGCATTTAGTGGTAGACGATGTATCTATCAATAACGAGAAGTAAGGATGATAAATTTTCTCATCAAAACGGGGATCCGTCCCGAATAGGGCAAGGATAGGATGAGTTTTCCCTGTAGGGCTCATGGGGCGGGACTTAAGTCCAGGTCGAGGCGGGGGGTGGAGGCGGTGATAGAGTTTTACTCGCAAGGGTCCATTGGGCCCTGAGTCCATCGCTTGCCGGGATGTTGCTCGCCGCTCGCCGTGTGCTGTTTTCGGAATCTGACGGGGCTAGGGATGGGATGAGTTTTTGTCCCCATACGCTTTTCGAGGTTAGGGCGGGGACAAGGGACACTCCGGTCCAATCCTGTTGCCATCCCTAGCGAGAAGCTTGTGATGACATAATAAATCTCTAAGTTGCAAATTTACAGTTTTCAATATGCGTTATATGAGTGTGCATTCGTCTACGTGTTGTattaagggtttttttttaaaaaaaaagagatgatgTGAATCACAACACGCCCTTAGACCATACTCAAccatatttcctttatttcattctcttttttattcttctcctccttttcattttctttatttttattatatctCTAACAACTTTTATTTAAAGAGATTtgtaaaaagaaagaagagagaattctAAAGTGAATAAAATTAAGGGGTGAATCACTTTATCATGAGAACTTTAAAAGGAAAGTGTTTGAGCGATAAAGAAAACGAGTAACTTTTACGAAGAAAATAGAAACCACGAAAAGATTCGATTAAAGATGGCCTTACCTGCCGCGGAAGATTCTGTAAAAATATTCGTGCAAATTACAGCGAGATCGCGTCGCTTCTTACGGAATCTCCGTGAAATCCTCGGGTCCAGAGAAGgggaaaagaaatttgaagctTGGCCCCTACGGCAGTCCTCCTCGAACACCGGTCCGCTTCAAATCTCCGGAAAAATCAAATCGAACCACTGTCCACTGGGCAAAAAGATTAAGAAAAATCCAACGCGAAAACCGATGCTATTAACGCCTCCTCGTCTCGTTTCGTCTCGCTGACTGTTaacccctcctcctcttccccaacCCAACCACCCTttacctcaaaaaaaaaaacccaaccaCCCTCGCACCCAACCCAACTACAGCGCGCGGCCAATCAAGGGCTTCGCCTTCGCCTCTGCGCCGCCGTGGTGGGTCCGGGTGGGCTGGTGGCCGACGGCCTCGGGCCCGATGGAGTGGACGTCGGCAGCGtacacggcggcggcgctggtgtGCGCCACGGCGGCCACGGTGGTCGCGCTCGTGCACATctaccgccacctcctccactaCGCCGAGCCCATCTACCAGCGATTCATCGTCCGCATCATCTTCATGGTCCCGGTAATGCTATCTGTTCGGCTCGTGTACCTAACCCCTCTGCTCAGCTCCCTCGCGCCAGATCTGTCGCAAAGTCAGCGAATTTGGAGGTTTATTTAGGTGAATTTGAGGGGCATGTCGTGGTTAAGAGCTGGAATACGAGCCGATTGAGGTGGATTTGCAAGTGGGTATACGCAGTGGCTCTGGATGAAGGTCCTGACTCGTGATGCGCCTTGCAGGACCTTGCATCGCTCTGCGATTGTGTTTTTTCAGTTGGCGCTTTTAGGTTTTGGTCGGGGTCCAAGGTGTGTTTTGAAGCCAATTTTCTGTGGCAGTGAGGCTGTGATTGGAATTGAAGGCCCTGATGAATTTGCTAGTGCTCTGTGGTTCTGGTTTGAATGCTTGCTATAGAGCTCCATTTACGGGGTTTTCTCCAAATTTgcaaatgaattcaacgaggttCTGATGGGCATTGAGGTTGAGTTCCTTTTCTTTGATGTAGTTTGTCCTTAGTACGCCAGTTAATTCATCGAACACACAGAGTTCTGATAGGAAGTAGGTGCTTCCATGATTTTCTAAGCGAATTGTTTATGGTTTTTGAGGTTTCGTTAGGTGGAAATGGGTTTCGATGTTGATAATGAGTTCATAGTTCACCCAAGTGATTGGGTTTATCTAAGTCAGTATGCTGCAGCTATAAGAGTGTTATCATGTGAATTTATGTACTATTTGGTTAAATTCCAGCAAATGTGATATCAACACCTACATTTTTGGAGAAAAGGGCAAATGGCcatgatttaaactgttttgcaCAATTCGGCTACTCATCAACAGATTGATATTCTATGTAGAAATACCTCACTTGCACTTCATCCACTATTGATCTACGTTTCATCCCTTGTGTCCAATAGATTTTGGCTATAATTGCTTTTGTATGTCATCATTTCAGCATATTAACCCTGAAGACATGTTATTTTGCAGGTATATTCAGTGATGTCATTTCTTTCCCTTATCTTCCCCGACAGTGCAATATATTTTAATTCTATTCGAGAGATGTAAGTCCTACTTTCACGTCTAACCTCTTTTCTCCATTCATTTGAATCGTCTAGTTCAATGTGAGATCATGATTTCTGCTTTTGCTAACTGTTGGGACATGTAATCTTATATTTTCATGGATTCAAAATGCCCGTTTGTAGGCAATTAGCACAAACGAGAACTAGCATAAACTTTTTGTTGGTTTTTCGCTAATAGCCAATAGagacaaacatttttttttttgttatcatATACATTCATATGGTATGGCATCTTTATTCTGTGCAGTACTGCTTTCATTCATGCATGGTTATAAAATGTCATGTGGCATTAGGAACTCCTGTTACTAACTTGGTATGAGAATGTTGAAAGTTATTATGtgtctttctttctcttttcttcttgttgGTGCTTCTTAAGTACTTTAACATGTCAGTCCGAGTATCGTAGTGCAGCAGAGTTAAGCTGTTATTTCTCATGTGTTGTGTGAAATTTCTCATATACTATTGGCTTTTTCACTGCAGTTGCAGAAGCACTTGAACTAACAATTGCATAACCAGcttattctgaaatttcctaTCTTATCATGTTTCAGCTATGATGCTTGGGTCATCTACAATTTCCTTTCACTATGTTTGGCATGGGTGGGAGGTCCCGGTGCTGTGGTGGTAAGTTTGAGTGGCCGAACCCTGAAACCATCATGGTTTCTGATGACTTGCTGTTTTCCAGCTATTCCTCTAGATGGGTGCGTAACTGACCTTGGTGCATATTAAGTAATGGTCATATCAGTTTTTATACTTTCATGTGCCATTGCACAGTAACACTTTTTTTTAGACCTATACGTCATGATTACGCAAGTGCTGATTGAAAAATCTCGTGTTCTTGAACAGACGTTTCATACGAAGATGCAAACAAGGCTGCTTGCAGTTTGTGATTCTTAAGCCTATTTTGGTTGTTATTACCTTCATCCTTTATGCTAAAGGGAAATATGAAGACGGCGACTTCAGTGTCAACCAATCCTATCTGTACATAACCATCATATATACAATCTCATACTCAATGGCGTTATATGCTCTTGCATTGTTCTATGCGGCATGCAGAGATCTACTTCGGCCATACAATCCTGTCCCTAAATTCATCATTATCAAATCAGTCGTGTTTCTCACATATTGGCAGGTAAACACAACACCAATTGATATTTTCCCCTCTTCCAAGTATAATAGGGAGCCACCTATTGACTCGCTTATATCTGAAACTGTGTTTCCTGTTTGCAATGTGGTCTTGCCAAGGAATTCTTGTGTCATCAGAAGTATTCTCGGTTCAATAATTTGAAGTTCTTTCTTGCAGGGTGTCCTGGTTTTCCTTGCTGCAAAATCTCGGTTTATCAAGAATGCTGAAAAGGCTGCTGATCTCCAGAACTTTGTATTGTGTGTTGAGATGCTCATAGCAGCCATTGGGCACCTATTTGCCTTCCCTTACAAGGAGTATGCAGGTGCCAATGCCCGCCCTTCCGGTGGTTTCAGAGGAAGCCTTCTCCATGCTTTGAAATTTAATGATTTCTACCATGACACTGTTCACCAGGTAAGCAAGATCTTGCGTACCCATACCCTATAGCATTGTAGTTTGCCTATCTAGTCTAATCTACCCCATTCTCATGCAGTTTGCTCCTACCTATAACGAATATGTGCTCTACAATCACAATGAGGGAGACAACACACGAACAAAATTTCCTTCAGGGAGCGCTGTGCCAAGTGGACAGGGTGTAGAGTTGGGTGGCATCACCGTGGTGGCTTCAAATAGTCCGGTGACATCAAGCGTATCATCCAACCAGGCAGATAAGGAAGAAACGATGACCACCCCAATCAAGGACAAAGTCGACCCTCCTGGAGGACTCTACGACCTCACAGAATTACTCGATGTGGATTTTTCTAACTACCCAGCCAAGGTTCCTGCAATCACCAATGTAAGAAAACAATGATCAAGATTGATGATGTGCTATTTGCAGGGTTGCAATTGGGGAAAATCGTGATTTTCATTTGGTCATAGATAACATTGTAAAAATGTGTGTATTACTTGTTCTGATCTTTTCCCCATTGAAGGGGCTTATTCATGTCAGCAGCAGCTGCCCCACGGCCTCTCCTCTCACCCGGCTCTTTACTAACTGTGTACAATGCTGTGAGCTCATGGTGAACTGAAGTGACAAATGAAGTGTATACACGAATACAAATACTCTGCATTTCTGATTGTACATTTTCCCATTAACTGTCCTTTCTAACGTAGTTTCTTCTGTGTACCAAGTAAATAATCACTCCAACTAGTTGACGCTTTCTTTGTGCTGGGTATCTGCGTGAAAGATATGATTAGATCACGATACCATTTTGACGCACATGCTTTGTCGCGGAACACCTGATTAGGAAGCAAGCACTGTAAAGTGTCAACAAAAAAATTCGAGAAACCAAGGGAAAATTGTATAAGATTTCTCCGGAGTCAGCTATGACTTGTCAATGCTTTCTGCCTACAGCTTCAAAACTCAAATGGCTCCTATAATAAACCCTTATGACATGCTGCCAACACAACAAAAACATGGTAAGATAAACATTTCATGCCTCTGAGGTTCTGATGCCAAAAAATAAGTCTATTAGGAAATCCTCGCGTGACACTTCAAAGACGGCTAGACATCCAGATAATCCATTTACCCTTGTGAACGGTTATTGAACGGTGCGTGAGAAGACGGATTATTCATCGCGTGGCTCGCCTTCTGCATTATGCTCCCTTTGAGCAGCATTCTGCTCCCTTGATTGCACCTCATTATCATCCTTTCCGGCATCTTGAATCTGGGAGCCTGTTGAGGAATCTGACAGCGAACTCTCAGAAGTGATGGCACCAGAACAAGCTTCGCCATCCTCGCCATGGAAGAACCTAGATAGAGACAGGGGGTTGTAAGTAGAGCTGGCTCTCCGAAGGCCCTGCATCGCTTTAATTGCTGCGAGTGTGCCTCGGTACACATCTGAGGTTTCCACATCGCAAGATGAAGTTGGATCACGTCTAGCCACATCATCATGCTGTTCCAGCTTTGCAGAGGAACCAGGCTCAAGTACTTCTGCTTCGACCGGGAAAAGTAGTTCAAGATTAGCCTCGCATTCTCGAACAAGCCTTGTTAAAGGTTCAGTTGTGAAAAATGGCTGGTGACGAGCACGTTGAGTAAAAGGTAGGCTGAGCAAACCGCCTGTTCTCTTGTCATACTTCTTCAGTATCTTCACTAGTCCTGCATGCACAAAGTACAATGCACATTGGATTCCAAACATCGCTAGAATACTGAAGATCGGCCAGCTTGGTTTGATGTGCGCACCAGCAAAATTTAGGGAGCTGTAGGTTTGCAGAAGAATCATCTCTCCGTGTATGATCACAAAATCTTTACGTATCTCTAACATCTCTTCAG
The nucleotide sequence above comes from Phragmites australis chromosome 4, lpPhrAust1.1, whole genome shotgun sequence. Encoded proteins:
- the LOC133915093 gene encoding SPX domain-containing protein 4-like, whose product is MKFGKDFRNHLEETLPAWRDKYLAYKALKKLIKNLPPPGVDAPPPPLPPPPPPPPAAAGAEGEGGGHGVGHGNIALGIWFARILDMELHKLNEFYMEREEWYVIRLQVLKERIDRVKAKKNDAFTSKSEFTEEMLEIRKDFVIIHGEMILLQTYSSLNFAGLVKILKKYDKRTGGLLSLPFTQRARHQPFFTTEPLTRLVRECEANLELLFPVEAEVLEPGSSAKLEQHDDVARRDPTSSCDVETSDVYRGTLAAIKAMQGLRRASSTYNPLSLSRFFHGEDGEACSGAITSESSLSDSSTGSQIQDAGKDDNEVQSREQNAAQREHNAEGEPRDE
- the LOC133915092 gene encoding uncharacterized protein LOC133915092 translates to MEWTSAAYTAAALVCATAATVVALVHIYRHLLHYAEPIYQRFIVRIIFMVPVYSVMSFLSLIFPDSAIYFNSIREIYDAWVIYNFLSLCLAWVGGPGAVVVSLSGRTLKPSWFLMTCCFPAIPLDGRFIRRCKQGCLQFVILKPILVVITFILYAKGKYEDGDFSVNQSYLYITIIYTISYSMALYALALFYAACRDLLRPYNPVPKFIIIKSVVFLTYWQGVLVFLAAKSRFIKNAEKAADLQNFVLCVEMLIAAIGHLFAFPYKEYAGANARPSGGFRGSLLHALKFNDFYHDTVHQFAPTYNEYVLYNHNEGDNTRTKFPSGSAVPSGQGVELGGITVVASNSPVTSSVSSNQADKEETMTTPIKDKVDPPGGLYDLTELLDVDFSNYPAKVPAITNVRKQ